ATTGACAGAGCAGGGACGGCCAGTATTGGTCGGTACCACATCGGTTGAAATTTCGGAGTTATTGAGCCGTATGCTTCAATTACGTAAGATCAAGCATAACGTATTAAATGCGAAGTTACACCAAAAAGAAGCTGATATCGTCGCTGAAGCTGGACGCCCAGGACAAGTAACCATCGCGACGAATATGGCTGGTCGTGGTACGGATATTAAATTGACCGAAGAAGTTAAAAAAGCTGGTGGTCTTGCCATTATCGGTACCGAAAGACACGAATCTCGTCGTGTTGACCGTCAGTTACGTGGTCGTGCCGGTCGTCAGGGAGATCCAGGTTCTTCGCAATTCTTCGTTTCTTTGGAAGATAACTTGATGCGCTTATTCGCTTCAGAGAGAATCTCTAACATCATGGTGAAAATGGGTGTTGAAGAGGGCGAGGTGATGCAACATAGTATGTTGACCAAATCCATCGAACGCGCACAGCGTAAAGTGGAGGAGAATAACTTCGGTATCCGTAAACGTCTATTGGAATACGATGATGTAATGAACTCCCAACGTACCGTAATTTATTCGAAACGTAAAAATGCTTTGTTTGGAGAACGTTTAGACGTGGATTTGAACAACATGATTTTTGATGTTGCAGAAGAAATTGTCGTTGAAGCAAAAGAGCAAGGTAATTACGAAGATTTCCAAATCGAAGTAATCCGTATTTTTGCGATCACACCAGAAATTACAGCAGAAGAATTTGCACAGGGTAAAATTGAAGGCTTGACTGATCGTCTTTTTGAGCATGCAATTAACGCTTACCACCATAAAATTGAGGCCGTTGGTGCTTTGACAGTTCCTGTATTGAATAATGTGTATGCGGAAAGAGGTCAGATCGTCGAAAATGTCGTTATTCCATTTACGGATGGTATCCGTGGCATTCAAGTTTCGGCGAATTTGAAAAAAGCCATCGAAAGCAACGGTAAAGAAGTTTTCAAATCTTTTGAAAAAGGAATCGTATTGGCATTAATCGATGAGGCTTGGAAAGAGCACCTGCGTGAAATGGATGATTTGAAACAATCGGTTCAAAATGCTGTTTATGAACAAAAGGATCCGATTATCATTTATAAAATGGAGGCATTTGATTTGTTTAAATCGATGTTGGCTTCAATGAATAAGGATGTCGTTAGCTTTATTTTCAAAGGAGAGATCCCTGGTCAAGAACCGACTTCTATGCAAGCGAGACAAGTACAGCAGGCTCCAGTAAAAACGATTGAAACTAAAGCTGAATTGGCTTCGCCTACAGGTGTGAGTGAGGAGGATGTGAATGAAGGTCCAAAAGAACCTGTTCGTAACGAGAATACTGTTGGACGCAATGACGAATGTCCTTGTGGTTCAGGAAAAAAATATAAAAATTGCCACGGCGCAAATAACTAATCGATAAGAAAGGTTAAACTATGCTGAAGAGAGGATTGATTTTCATACATGCACTTGTGTTGTTTGCACTAGTTCAGGTAAACGCACAAGAAAAAGGTGGAGTAATTGTAACCAAAGATTCATTGATTACACAGCTTCAAAATTTCAGGGCAGCTATGGGGATCAATCCTGTCGAAAGCAAAGCGACAGTAGTTCCTGCTAAACCCATCGTCCGCTCAGCGGCGACGCGGGTCAAAGTAAGGGGATTCCGTGTACAGATCTTTGCTGGATCGAATCGGAATCAGGCATTTTCGGAGCAGACACGTTTCCGAAGCATGTATAAAGATATTGATACTTATATCACCTATGATGAACCCAATTATCGCGTCAAGGTAGGTGATTTTAGAAGTCGCTCTGAAGCAAATGCCTTCATGCGCGAGTTACGTCAATATTTTAGCAACGTCTTTGTTTTTTCAGAGAACGTTTTTGTATATCAATAAATCAATCAACCTTATGG
The Sphingobacterium multivorum genome window above contains:
- a CDS encoding SPOR domain-containing protein, whose product is MLKRGLIFIHALVLFALVQVNAQEKGGVIVTKDSLITQLQNFRAAMGINPVESKATVVPAKPIVRSAATRVKVRGFRVQIFAGSNRNQAFSEQTRFRSMYKDIDTYITYDEPNYRVKVGDFRSRSEANAFMRELRQYFSNVFVFSENVFVYQ